The Streptomyces sp. SS1-1 genome includes the window CTCGGTGATGTCGGGCCACGTCATGTCGCGGTACTGGGTGTGGAAGGTGCCGGAGCGCACCACGCTGGCGCGAATCCGTACGCGGGGTGTGTGCAGTTGTTCGGCGACTTCCTGGGAGCACAGCAGGACCGCGGCGGCGCCGTCGCTGTTAGGGCAGCAGTGCAGCAGGCGCAGGGGGTCGGCGACCGGCCGGGAGTTGGCGACGTCCTGCGCGGTCACCTCGTGCTGGAAGTGGGCCCGCTCGTTGAGAGCGCCGTTGGTGCGGTTCTTCACGGAGACCGCGGTCAGGTCGTCCACCGTGGCGCCGAAGTCGTGCAGGTAGCGCTGAGCTCGCATGGCGTAGGCGGCGGGCATGACCATGCCCTGCTCGATCTCGATGTCGTTGGTTGTCAGGGGGAGGGTTCCGCCGCCGAAGGACGAGAGGTTTTCTGCTCCGAAAGCGATGACGGCGTCCGCAGCGCCGGAGGCCACGGCCTGCCAGCCCAGATGTATGGCGGATGCGCCGCTTGCGCAGGCGTTCTCCACGGTGAAGGCGGGCTGGCCTGATATACCGACTCGCTGGAGGACTCGCTGGGCCAGCAGGGATCCGCCGTACGAGGAGCCGGCGAAGCCGGTGTCCACGGTGTCCGGGGTGATTCCCGTTGTCTCGAGCAGGGAGTGGACGGCACGGTAGCCGAGTTCGGCTGCGTTGAGCTCCGGGTGCTTGCCGAAGGGGTGAACGGCGGCGCCGGCGACGTAGACAGGCTTCATCACTGCTCTCCGGTGGTTGTGTGCTGGTCGTCGAGGGCGGTGACGACGTAGGAAGTGACAGCGCCTTCGGGGGTGTCTGCGATGCGGGCCACCGTCAGTTCCACCGGGGTGCCGGGTGCCAGAGCGCGGTCGGAGGAGGGGCTGTGGGCGAGAAGGCGCACGCCGCTGATGTCGACGTATGCAAGGACGTAGGGAGCCTGGAAGCCGCGCGGAGCGATCCTGACGACGCTGGAGGCATAGACGCTGCCGCGCGTGTGGCTCGTGATGTTCTCCACGTCGGAGGAGGCGCAGGTCGAGCAGGTGTCCCGGGGCGGGAACCAGCGGCCGGAACATGCATGGCAAAGGGTGATGGTGAGGGTGGCGTGCTCACCGTCCTGGTGGGTCCAGTGGGCGCCGATCTGGTGTGCCGCTGGTTGCGTCTGAGGGAGTGTCATAAGTTCGGTCCTTGTCGGAGTTCTGCTCAGTGGCCGTGGTACTGGGGCGGGCGGCGTTCAGCGAAGGCGGTTCGTCCTTCCACTCGGTCGTCGGTGTCCCGCAGAACGCCCCACAGCAGTTGCTCGAGGGCGACGGACTGGGTGAGCGGCATGTCCTGTGTCCGGTCGGCGAGTGCCTTGAGGCTCTTGATCGCCAGAGGTCCGTTGGAGGTGATCCGCCCGGCCAGTTTCATCGCTGTGGGCAGAAGCTCATCGGCCGGGACGACGTCGCTGACCAGGCCGACGCGGTGGGCTTCCTCGGCGCTGATGCGGTCGCCGGTGAGGATCATTTTCATGGCGACGGCCCGCGGGACCGCCCGCAGCAGTTTGGATACGCCGCCCACCGCGGGAACGCTGGCCCAGCGGGCTTCGGGCAGGCCGAAGGTGGCGTTCTCACTGGCGATGCGCAGGTCGCAGTCGAGCGCGATCTCGGCTCCTCCGCCCAGGGCGTGGCCGTTGACGGCGGCGATGAGCGGCTTGCCGATGTTGAGTTCGCTGAGTGTGATGGCCCGTACGTATAGGCCGTCCTCGATGCTCTGCTCGTACGGTGCGAAGTAGG containing:
- a CDS encoding Zn-ribbon domain-containing OB-fold protein, with the translated sequence MTLPQTQPAAHQIGAHWTHQDGEHATLTITLCHACSGRWFPPRDTCSTCASSDVENITSHTRGSVYASSVVRIAPRGFQAPYVLAYVDISGVRLLAHSPSSDRALAPGTPVELTVARIADTPEGAVTSYVVTALDDQHTTTGEQ
- a CDS encoding enoyl-CoA hydratase/isomerase family protein; the encoded protein is MTIQTERADATLIIRLNRPEALNALDVEAMHTLNQVLRDFREDPTFAVGIVTGTGDRAFCTGADLKKTLPPKASFAQAYFAPYEQSIEDGLYVRAITLSELNIGKPLIAAVNGHALGGGAEIALDCDLRIASENATFGLPEARWASVPAVGGVSKLLRAVPRAVAMKMILTGDRISAEEAHRVGLVSDVVPADELLPTAMKLAGRITSNGPLAIKSLKALADRTQDMPLTQSVALEQLLWGVLRDTDDRVEGRTAFAERRPPQYHGH
- a CDS encoding thiolase family protein, whose translation is MKPVYVAGAAVHPFGKHPELNAAELGYRAVHSLLETTGITPDTVDTGFAGSSYGGSLLAQRVLQRVGISGQPAFTVENACASGASAIHLGWQAVASGAADAVIAFGAENLSSFGGGTLPLTTNDIEIEQGMVMPAAYAMRAQRYLHDFGATVDDLTAVSVKNRTNGALNERAHFQHEVTAQDVANSRPVADPLRLLHCCPNSDGAAAVLLCSQEVAEQLHTPRVRIRASVVRSGTFHTQYRDMTWPDITERTAKAAYAMAGLGPADLDLVELHDAFSIAELLHSEALGLAERGTAHRAVRDGDFDRHGRIAVNPSGGLMSRGHPVGATGATQICEAYWQLTGQAGSLQVPGASVALTHVTGGGIFGVDNGACSVHILTAD